In a genomic window of uncultured Sphaerochaeta sp.:
- a CDS encoding D-2-hydroxyacid dehydrogenase — MNLPSILFLTHTHFHPDQEEMQQLLASYPQIKVTTLRGATYTREQLEQAHIIVGFPKPEDLIHATSLRWFHTPSAGVTQYADKALYAREDVLLTNSVGTYGKQIADHVIGMIIAFNHNFLTYHKQMEQKLWKNYFPTHDIWESTLLIVGLGDIGTNLAKRAKAHGMRVVAVKRTATEKPAFVDILGTIDVLDTLLGQADYLALCPAYTKETEHLIDAKRLSLLKSSAYLINVGRGALVDEEALIEALETKQLAGAGLDVTQLEPLPPESKLWSLDNVFITPHASGLSPSDPHQVFSLFLTNLERYLNGKQMQNIVDFQRNY, encoded by the coding sequence GTGAACTTACCATCCATACTCTTTCTCACCCACACCCACTTTCATCCCGACCAAGAGGAGATGCAGCAGCTTCTCGCCTCCTATCCCCAGATCAAGGTAACCACCCTGCGGGGCGCGACCTACACCAGGGAACAATTGGAACAAGCACACATCATCGTGGGCTTTCCCAAACCGGAGGATCTGATCCATGCCACAAGCCTGCGGTGGTTCCACACCCCCAGTGCAGGAGTCACGCAGTATGCCGACAAAGCACTCTATGCACGTGAAGATGTGCTTCTGACCAACAGCGTAGGCACCTACGGAAAGCAGATAGCTGACCATGTCATCGGCATGATCATCGCCTTCAACCACAACTTTCTCACCTACCACAAGCAGATGGAGCAGAAACTGTGGAAGAACTACTTCCCCACCCATGACATCTGGGAGAGCACCCTCCTGATCGTTGGCCTTGGGGATATCGGGACCAACCTGGCAAAACGGGCCAAAGCCCATGGCATGCGGGTTGTGGCTGTCAAGCGTACTGCAACCGAGAAACCTGCCTTCGTCGACATTCTGGGGACCATCGACGTATTGGACACGCTGCTCGGCCAGGCGGACTACCTTGCCCTCTGCCCTGCCTATACCAAGGAAACCGAGCACCTGATCGATGCGAAGAGACTTTCCCTTCTCAAGAGCTCGGCTTACCTGATCAACGTGGGCAGGGGGGCCTTGGTGGATGAAGAGGCCCTCATCGAGGCATTGGAAACCAAGCAACTGGCAGGAGCGGGCCTCGATGTCACCCAGCTGGAGCCGCTTCCTCCCGAAAGCAAGCTCTGGAGTCTGGACAACGTGTTCATCACCCCCCATGCAAGCGGTCTTTCCCCCAGTGACCCGCATCAGGTGTTTTCCCTCTTCCTGACCAACCTGGAGAGGTATCTCAACGGAAAACAGATGCAGAATATCGTGGATTTCCAGAGAAATTATTAA
- a CDS encoding LuxR C-terminal-related transcriptional regulator: MHICSVQKVLRREALANLLSLVYSTPLLIVHAAMGFGKTVTILDFMEGEQGTHPDARFTYLCFSASATPASAWDRIVTSLGQDVQGNASPAGLDDLQRCLDLLQRASGNHPLILILDDYHNIASPEFNHLIELLVAKQVPNVHLLLISRRLPALALDEFLLKGSAVAINHEDLAFTEQEILQLAQLRGIDLPLQDAKQIAQVSEGWIGAVEQILLEYRAMHTVYVPPAIYRFLQQYELPRYTEHQLWLLAQLSHLSAFDAELACAVSLRSVTPFMLEKLRHDNSFISYDRALGMYRMHPLLRTVLQEHYAELQMQESPVLLSSSELHHRAGLWLLSHKQPIPALSYLLKAKSYDLIMAEFEKRDWNTLLDAHSPFMIELFAAIPAEVKQHHLITWLAFIGFYVTNVDQLASKPMLEEVRAVLSDAPHLPERERKRMYGEMELIEAYGCFNDAEKMAEHFHRAYSLLEGHSSIADKDKIITFGSPHALYLYYREKGKLKSDLHTVAQMFPFYSELAGGCGKGFDDLLYAEYHLELGEFDHAERFAYRSFYKAGLLEQTEVMLCTQLCLARIRMAQGKSREAFELLAHMDHKIDKETYPILMRTSELCHAYLSTTLHTDEELPSWIRTCTIPDHALLYHVRGFLLIVHGKYLLQQKQYIRLEVHCTRMKETFAHFSNQLGFVHASILEAISSYHTTGITAAEGHLFAALDIGFADQLETVFAEYSLDLMDLLLAVKQRFSSSYLHSDAKKAATLSAFNTYLQGLAENVVGYFTILKDIQDDQDVFGMLSSREKEILKLLVEGKTNQAIAERLYLAEVTVRKHITTLYRKLSVRSRAEAVRRALELGLA; the protein is encoded by the coding sequence ATGCATATATGTTCTGTTCAGAAGGTGCTCAGGCGAGAAGCACTTGCAAACCTGTTGTCCTTGGTGTACAGCACTCCCTTGCTGATTGTTCATGCTGCAATGGGATTCGGGAAAACGGTAACGATCTTGGATTTCATGGAAGGTGAACAGGGTACGCATCCTGATGCAAGATTTACGTACCTTTGCTTTTCAGCTTCCGCAACCCCTGCATCGGCTTGGGATAGAATAGTCACCTCCCTTGGGCAGGATGTCCAGGGAAACGCATCTCCCGCCGGCTTGGATGATCTGCAGAGGTGTCTGGACTTATTGCAGAGAGCAAGTGGCAACCATCCCCTCATACTCATCCTTGATGATTATCACAACATAGCGTCGCCTGAATTCAATCATCTCATCGAATTGCTTGTTGCCAAGCAGGTCCCCAATGTGCATCTCTTGCTGATAAGCCGCAGGCTTCCGGCGCTCGCGCTGGACGAATTTTTGCTCAAAGGGTCGGCTGTTGCCATCAACCATGAGGATTTGGCGTTTACCGAGCAGGAAATCCTGCAGCTCGCCCAACTTCGCGGTATCGATCTTCCTTTGCAGGATGCAAAGCAAATTGCTCAGGTAAGCGAGGGATGGATTGGGGCTGTCGAACAGATTCTCCTTGAATACAGAGCCATGCATACGGTGTATGTCCCCCCTGCAATCTATCGTTTTTTGCAACAGTATGAGCTTCCTCGCTATACAGAGCATCAGCTCTGGTTGCTTGCTCAGCTGAGCCATCTTTCGGCTTTTGATGCTGAATTGGCCTGTGCGGTTTCCCTGCGCTCGGTTACCCCCTTCATGTTGGAAAAACTCCGGCATGACAACAGTTTCATCTCCTATGACCGAGCACTGGGGATGTATCGGATGCATCCACTGCTGAGGACCGTACTCCAAGAGCACTACGCTGAATTGCAGATGCAGGAATCCCCTGTTCTTCTTTCTTCTTCTGAGCTTCACCACCGTGCCGGGCTGTGGTTGCTTTCTCATAAACAGCCGATACCAGCACTCTCTTACCTGCTGAAGGCAAAGTCGTATGACCTCATCATGGCTGAGTTTGAAAAGCGTGATTGGAACACCCTCCTGGATGCCCACAGTCCCTTCATGATCGAACTCTTTGCCGCCATCCCGGCCGAGGTAAAGCAGCATCACCTGATAACCTGGCTTGCGTTCATCGGCTTTTATGTAACCAATGTCGATCAGTTGGCCTCCAAGCCTATGCTTGAAGAGGTCCGAGCGGTACTTTCCGATGCTCCGCACCTTCCGGAAAGGGAACGAAAGCGCATGTATGGCGAGATGGAACTCATTGAGGCCTATGGCTGTTTCAACGATGCAGAGAAGATGGCAGAGCATTTCCATCGGGCTTACTCCCTGCTTGAAGGGCACTCCTCGATTGCCGACAAGGACAAGATCATCACCTTCGGTTCTCCCCACGCCCTGTATCTCTACTACCGGGAAAAGGGAAAGCTGAAGAGCGATCTTCATACCGTGGCACAGATGTTCCCCTTCTACAGCGAACTGGCCGGAGGATGCGGCAAAGGGTTTGATGACCTGCTCTATGCCGAGTACCATCTGGAACTGGGAGAATTCGATCATGCTGAGCGGTTTGCCTATCGGTCCTTCTACAAGGCCGGTTTGCTCGAGCAGACGGAGGTGATGCTGTGCACCCAACTCTGCCTGGCACGCATCCGGATGGCACAGGGAAAGAGCAGGGAAGCGTTCGAATTACTGGCGCACATGGATCACAAGATCGACAAGGAAACCTATCCCATCCTGATGCGAACCTCGGAATTGTGTCATGCCTATCTATCCACCACACTGCACACCGATGAGGAACTGCCTTCCTGGATCCGCACCTGCACCATCCCAGACCATGCCCTGCTCTACCATGTACGGGGCTTTCTGCTCATTGTCCATGGAAAGTATCTGCTCCAGCAGAAGCAGTACATCCGACTGGAAGTGCACTGTACCCGGATGAAGGAGACCTTCGCCCACTTCTCCAACCAGCTGGGCTTCGTGCACGCTTCCATCCTGGAAGCTATTTCCAGCTACCATACCACTGGTATCACAGCAGCCGAAGGGCATCTCTTTGCTGCACTCGATATCGGGTTTGCCGATCAGCTGGAAACGGTGTTTGCCGAATACAGCCTCGATCTCATGGACCTTTTGCTTGCGGTGAAGCAGAGGTTCTCCTCGAGCTATCTCCATTCAGATGCCAAGAAAGCAGCAACCCTTTCTGCCTTCAATACCTATCTCCAGGGCCTTGCAGAGAACGTGGTGGGGTATTTCACCATCCTCAAGGATATCCAGGACGACCAGGATGTGTTTGGGATGCTGAGCAGTCGGGAGAAGGAGATTCTCAAGCTGTTGGTGGAAGGGAAGACCAACCAAGCCATTGCTGAGCGACTCTATCTGGCTGAAGTGACCGTGCGAAAACATATCACCACCCTCTATCGCAAGCTTTCGGTCCGAAGCAGGGCCGAGGCGGTTCGGAGAGCTCTTGAACTAGGTCTCGCCTAA
- a CDS encoding GGDEF domain-containing protein: MSFFSPTFAWKHRLFLVLVILVSLAVVFPAIYAVRRAKQVMIEETQAKALDIAGTISAFLTNDIERYRMLSQTADLVSGTAEYRYYEQMSSIFRSIKDSSDAAFIFTTKYIDEQTDAYVLDGEDPESDLFSPFGSIDTMNPTELYTFQTGLRAVSDLEDDPNWGAYITAYAPIKDWSDHTIVGVVGVDYSADYLQLRHQRITIILIFGFAFFIFVIALSLYTIILSIYNRANIDELTQLGNKRSFNRTLADIASEARKHRNSFSLLMLDVDQFKAINDSHGHLTGDKVLKHIAKTLQLGLAWPKGCFRYGGDEFAIILPACDLQQAYKVKQELQEEVKAINLEELEGKPLSISIGVAEGRDDIDLEELVSCADKALYEQKRTH; the protein is encoded by the coding sequence ATGAGTTTTTTCTCCCCTACGTTCGCTTGGAAACACCGGCTCTTCTTGGTACTCGTCATCTTGGTGAGCCTTGCGGTAGTGTTTCCTGCCATCTATGCGGTCAGGAGAGCCAAACAGGTCATGATTGAGGAGACCCAGGCGAAGGCTCTGGATATTGCCGGCACTATCTCCGCCTTCCTGACCAACGATATTGAACGGTATCGCATGCTCTCCCAGACTGCGGACCTTGTCAGCGGGACTGCGGAATACCGGTACTACGAACAGATGTCCTCCATCTTCCGTTCGATCAAGGACTCGAGTGATGCCGCTTTCATCTTCACCACCAAGTACATCGATGAGCAGACCGATGCCTATGTCCTGGATGGAGAGGATCCGGAGAGTGACTTGTTCTCACCCTTCGGAAGCATCGATACGATGAACCCCACCGAACTGTACACATTCCAGACTGGATTGAGAGCAGTCAGCGATTTGGAGGATGACCCGAACTGGGGCGCCTACATCACTGCCTATGCCCCGATCAAGGATTGGAGTGACCACACCATCGTCGGGGTGGTGGGAGTCGATTACTCAGCAGACTACTTGCAGCTTCGCCATCAGCGGATCACCATCATCCTCATCTTTGGGTTTGCTTTTTTCATATTCGTCATCGCACTCTCCCTGTACACCATCATCCTGAGTATCTACAATCGGGCAAATATCGACGAACTCACCCAGTTGGGAAACAAGCGATCATTCAACCGTACACTCGCTGATATTGCCTCTGAGGCAAGAAAACACAGAAACTCATTCTCCTTGCTGATGCTGGATGTCGACCAATTCAAGGCGATCAATGACAGCCATGGGCACCTGACCGGAGACAAGGTTCTCAAGCATATTGCCAAAACCCTGCAACTGGGACTTGCTTGGCCCAAAGGCTGTTTCCGCTATGGCGGAGACGAGTTTGCCATCATACTTCCCGCCTGTGACCTCCAACAAGCGTATAAGGTCAAGCAAGAGTTGCAGGAAGAAGTGAAGGCTATCAACCTCGAAGAACTTGAGGGAAAACCACTCTCGATCAGCATAGGAGTTGCCGAGGGTAGGGATGACATTGACCTTGAGGAATTGGTAAGCTGTGCGGACAAGGCGCTCTACGAGCAGAAACGAACTCATTGA
- a CDS encoding PKD domain-containing protein, whose amino-acid sequence MTLVGIRKHKSHTKHVHLLRMVLLLALLCVSCSLHVTEPLGDLEVQITASRKEGSTSQARQVSSVEVSLIRTDRPDFVQKQTLSAQHHLARFAQLPVGTWELRVVAKDSEGRVLSYLGLDEERGARSLLCDVERGKTEVVEASLVPSVEGRAILDLHLDWDAINPLLLGAQQEIRIRLATVYTADGLDDEIGVSPSATIGTRSAQSLSLTLSDGEECTLSNLPSGVYEVKAELWTTDQNQAWVRLSGMTRFARLWEGEHTDMRCWFLNEDIEVGSGGFDLDQDLAPLLVSFIPEPPSQVQYPNSTGYGSTVQATFSVQAEGSRLTYVWYVNGEEVEEETQASATLVFAESGQYTVMASVSELDVQGDLLNWGSAQTEVDVYVLQEERP is encoded by the coding sequence ATGACATTGGTTGGGATCAGAAAGCACAAGAGCCATACCAAGCATGTCCATCTGCTGAGGATGGTCTTGCTGCTTGCGCTCCTATGTGTTTCCTGCTCGCTCCATGTGACAGAGCCCCTGGGAGACCTGGAGGTGCAAATTACTGCCAGCAGGAAAGAAGGCAGCACATCGCAGGCGCGACAAGTTTCCAGCGTGGAAGTGAGCCTGATCCGTACGGATCGACCGGATTTTGTCCAGAAGCAGACGCTTTCGGCTCAGCACCACTTGGCAAGGTTTGCCCAGCTTCCCGTAGGAACGTGGGAACTGCGGGTGGTTGCAAAGGATAGTGAGGGCAGGGTGCTCTCCTATCTGGGCCTTGATGAAGAGCGGGGTGCACGATCGCTTCTCTGTGATGTGGAACGTGGAAAAACGGAGGTGGTGGAGGCTTCCTTGGTTCCCAGTGTGGAGGGACGCGCAATACTGGATTTGCATCTTGATTGGGATGCCATCAACCCGCTCCTGCTGGGAGCACAGCAAGAGATTCGCATCCGTCTGGCAACAGTCTACACTGCTGATGGTCTTGACGATGAGATTGGGGTATCCCCATCCGCAACTATTGGCACAAGGAGTGCACAGAGCCTCTCTCTTACACTTTCTGATGGAGAGGAGTGCACACTCTCCAACCTTCCCAGCGGGGTCTATGAGGTGAAGGCGGAGTTGTGGACGACCGATCAGAATCAGGCTTGGGTTCGGCTCAGTGGCATGACTCGCTTTGCACGGCTCTGGGAAGGGGAGCATACGGACATGCGATGCTGGTTCTTGAATGAGGACATTGAAGTGGGCAGCGGCGGTTTTGACCTGGATCAGGATCTTGCTCCGCTCTTGGTCAGTTTCATACCAGAGCCTCCTTCCCAAGTGCAGTATCCAAATTCTACAGGTTATGGATCGACAGTTCAGGCAACCTTCTCGGTACAGGCTGAAGGTTCCCGGCTCACCTATGTCTGGTATGTGAACGGGGAAGAGGTGGAGGAGGAAACCCAAGCGAGTGCAACCCTGGTTTTTGCTGAAAGCGGGCAGTATACCGTGATGGCATCTGTCAGTGAGCTGGATGTACAAGGAGATCTTCTGAACTGGGGTTCAGCGCAAACAGAGGTGGACGTGTATGTCCTGCAAGAGGAGCGCCCTTAA
- a CDS encoding NAD(P)H-dependent oxidoreductase — protein sequence MSQPTKMVVINASPKGEYSLTLQYARYMMMHESDIVWDVLDVGEELTDNAYDIPWFQASLDRLDACDAVLWATPVYTMLVPYQLLRFLELIKQAGRASVFAGKYATSIMSCFHYYDHLAQHWLQAICEDLGMYFMEGLSVDDKDLLDSAYRQSMRYFMEEFHHTCLHRLPVIRQSKNLVEDFVPFKPQPSASQGEKRGDLRTVLLTDEVGGEGNLSAMIKVFLASYPNQVEVVDINTFPYEGACQGCLRCELVGECDRKDGFQEFYQNLVNSCDVLVHAMNLEGRYLKPVWKLFLDRTFSNGHRTSMMGKHTCYLVSGPLDQLPYVRQFLEGKDMVGRENSAGVISDDGCHDEQLGKIIAETALRLDRSARAHFQKGANFLGIGGMKIFRDLIYGMRGVVRDDHRFYKQRKLYDFPQRRLGNQLFNLVMGFAFFLKPVRLEAYKRMKPLYIAKQKQLVDSGRL from the coding sequence GTGTCCCAACCCACGAAGATGGTCGTCATCAACGCAAGTCCAAAAGGTGAATACAGTCTTACCCTGCAGTATGCACGGTATATGATGATGCATGAGAGTGACATTGTTTGGGATGTGCTGGATGTGGGGGAAGAACTCACAGACAATGCCTATGACATCCCATGGTTCCAAGCATCCCTGGACCGGCTTGATGCGTGTGATGCAGTGCTCTGGGCTACTCCTGTCTATACCATGCTGGTACCCTACCAGTTGCTCCGGTTTCTGGAACTCATCAAGCAAGCGGGAAGGGCTTCTGTCTTCGCCGGCAAGTATGCAACGAGCATCATGAGCTGTTTCCACTACTACGACCATCTTGCCCAGCACTGGCTGCAGGCCATCTGTGAAGACCTCGGGATGTATTTCATGGAAGGGCTGAGCGTGGATGACAAGGACCTCCTGGACAGTGCATACCGCCAAAGCATGCGATACTTCATGGAGGAGTTCCATCATACCTGCCTTCATCGTCTTCCCGTTATCCGACAGAGCAAGAATCTCGTAGAAGACTTTGTTCCCTTCAAACCCCAACCATCCGCTTCCCAGGGTGAAAAGCGTGGGGACCTTCGTACCGTATTGCTCACCGATGAGGTGGGTGGGGAGGGAAACCTGTCTGCGATGATCAAGGTTTTTCTCGCTTCCTATCCCAACCAGGTGGAGGTGGTCGACATCAATACGTTTCCCTATGAAGGGGCCTGCCAAGGGTGCCTCCGCTGTGAGCTGGTCGGTGAGTGTGACCGAAAGGATGGCTTCCAGGAGTTTTATCAGAACCTGGTCAACTCCTGCGATGTCCTGGTGCATGCCATGAATCTTGAGGGCAGGTATCTCAAACCTGTATGGAAGCTCTTTCTTGACCGTACCTTCTCCAATGGACACCGCACCAGCATGATGGGCAAGCATACCTGCTATCTGGTTTCCGGTCCGCTGGACCAGCTTCCCTATGTCCGCCAATTCCTTGAGGGCAAGGATATGGTGGGAAGGGAGAATTCGGCTGGCGTCATCAGTGATGATGGGTGCCATGATGAGCAGCTTGGCAAGATCATCGCTGAGACAGCCCTTCGGTTGGACAGGAGTGCCCGCGCTCATTTCCAGAAGGGAGCGAACTTCCTGGGAATCGGGGGCATGAAGATCTTCCGCGACCTCATCTACGGGATGCGCGGGGTGGTTCGTGACGATCACCGGTTCTACAAGCAACGGAAGCTGTATGACTTTCCGCAACGCAGGCTCGGCAATCAGCTGTTCAACCTGGTCATGGGCTTTGCATTCTTTCTCAAGCCGGTGCGCCTTGAGGCATACAAGCGCATGAAACCCCTCTATATAGCAAAGCAGAAGCAGTTGGTGGATTCAGGGCGGTTATAG
- a CDS encoding HD domain-containing phosphohydrolase — protein sequence MAVILAIDDSLTDLTMIEYILSSHQVLVASNGQEGLSMLKEHPETDLILLDLRMPVMDGFAFLDKMGPVGIEIPVIILTNSEEVDKEILGLDKGAMDFIRKPLNFQALQKRIEVQLRLKQATEQIRQHNRMLEEQVQQRTAEIRKTNEITINALVRLLEIRNVESSDHSRRTKVMMQLLCEELQKHPKDGYQLSEKDIQELVDTAPLHDIGKVGIPDNILLKPGRLEQAEIVIMREHVLKGVEALDYSIETSDAKISFIETARELIASHHEWFDGSGYPNGLDHDKIPLSGRLMAVIDVYDALTSKRVYKEAMSHQKAIEVMRSEAERHFDPVIFQAFLKISNAIQEALNKD from the coding sequence GTGGCGGTTATCCTGGCTATCGACGATTCCTTGACTGATCTTACCATGATCGAGTACATACTCTCCTCACACCAGGTCTTGGTTGCCAGTAATGGACAGGAAGGGCTGAGCATGCTGAAAGAGCATCCAGAGACCGATCTCATCCTGCTTGACCTGCGGATGCCGGTGATGGATGGGTTTGCCTTCCTGGACAAGATGGGCCCTGTTGGCATAGAGATTCCCGTAATCATCCTGACCAACAGCGAAGAGGTGGACAAGGAGATTCTGGGTCTGGACAAAGGGGCCATGGACTTCATCCGCAAGCCGCTGAACTTCCAGGCGCTGCAGAAACGCATCGAGGTGCAGTTGCGTCTCAAACAGGCAACCGAGCAAATCCGGCAGCACAACCGCATGCTTGAGGAGCAGGTGCAACAACGGACGGCTGAGATCCGCAAGACCAATGAGATTACCATCAATGCGTTGGTGCGGCTGTTGGAAATCCGCAATGTCGAATCCAGCGACCACTCCCGCCGCACCAAGGTCATGATGCAGCTGCTCTGTGAGGAGCTCCAGAAGCATCCCAAGGATGGATACCAATTATCGGAAAAGGACATCCAGGAGTTGGTCGATACTGCTCCCCTGCACGATATCGGCAAGGTCGGCATCCCTGACAACATCCTGCTCAAACCCGGCAGGCTCGAACAGGCCGAGATTGTCATTATGCGCGAGCATGTGCTCAAAGGGGTGGAAGCCCTCGACTACAGCATCGAGACCAGTGATGCAAAGATCAGCTTCATTGAAACGGCACGGGAGCTCATTGCCAGCCATCATGAGTGGTTTGACGGTTCAGGCTATCCCAACGGACTTGACCATGACAAGATTCCTCTCTCCGGCCGCTTGATGGCTGTCATCGATGTCTATGATGCCTTGACCAGCAAACGGGTATACAAGGAGGCAATGAGCCACCAAAAAGCCATAGAGGTGATGCGCAGTGAGGCAGAGCGCCATTTCGACCCGGTCATCTTCCAAGCGTTCCTCAAGATTTCCAATGCAATACAAGA